A single window of Rubripirellula lacrimiformis DNA harbors:
- a CDS encoding zinc-ribbon domain containing protein — protein MKRRTEAYADFVQHPRYGKLPRVTGLHPKEDFLLGRVYLGWLARPDERVPDTAIVANTARQPNATFPVTHYFDLKRRCRDCDRPFLFFAEEQRYWYETLQFYLGVDCVRCIDCRVAERGPERGRVAVV, from the coding sequence ATGAAACGCCGCACCGAAGCCTACGCCGATTTTGTCCAACACCCTCGCTACGGAAAGCTTCCTCGCGTTACCGGACTTCATCCGAAAGAAGACTTTCTGTTGGGAAGAGTCTACCTGGGTTGGCTCGCGCGGCCCGATGAACGCGTTCCCGATACTGCTATCGTCGCGAACACCGCACGCCAACCGAACGCGACATTTCCGGTAACGCACTATTTTGACCTGAAACGTCGATGCCGAGATTGCGATCGCCCTTTCCTGTTCTTCGCCGAAGAGCAACGTTATTGGTACGAAACGCTGCAATTCTATCTTGGTGTGGATTGCGTCCGCTGCATCGACTGCCGCGTGGCTGAACGTGGACCTGAACGAGGGCGAGTTGCCGTGGTCTAG
- a CDS encoding transposase gives MVDTLLAAFAMFSLKDPSLLAFEERSGEPAIKRLFGIDAIPSDTSMREILDGIDTSHLNEAFADIFHELQRGNVLREFAFHNNHYLLAIDGTGYFCSSKIHCPECLERKTSGGKIQYVHQAVAAVLVHPDQKVVIPLAIEPIVKQDGETKNDCERNATRRLLRRIRLLYPKIKLIVVEDGLASNAPHIADLKDLKMSYLLGAKPGDHAHLFDQVIAAGDEDRIETLTRVDPIGNRVIQSETQYVSDLALNASNQSLRVNFLQHFEYDNDSGEVSKRFSWVTNVTLDRSLLSKFTAGGRSRWRIENETFNTLKNQGYHFEHNYGHGKQNLSTVLMLLMFLAFMVDQVQQACCPLFASVQEKFKSRRALWEKLRSHVNHFVFESFAELWQAMLSGSAMGVPPPRG, from the coding sequence ATGGTGGATACTCTCTTGGCTGCGTTTGCGATGTTCTCACTCAAAGACCCATCACTGTTAGCTTTTGAAGAACGGTCCGGCGAACCTGCCATCAAACGACTCTTCGGGATCGACGCTATTCCCAGCGATACGTCCATGCGAGAGATCCTTGATGGTATCGATACAAGTCATCTCAACGAAGCCTTTGCAGACATCTTCCACGAACTTCAACGCGGGAACGTCCTGCGAGAGTTCGCGTTCCACAACAATCATTACCTGCTAGCGATCGATGGCACTGGATACTTCTGTTCCTCAAAGATCCATTGCCCCGAGTGCTTGGAACGTAAAACCAGTGGTGGCAAGATTCAGTATGTGCATCAAGCGGTTGCCGCGGTGCTCGTTCATCCCGACCAGAAAGTCGTCATCCCACTGGCAATCGAACCCATCGTCAAACAAGACGGAGAAACCAAAAACGATTGCGAACGCAATGCGACACGACGCCTATTGAGGCGAATTCGCTTGCTCTATCCGAAGATCAAGCTGATCGTGGTCGAAGACGGACTGGCCAGCAACGCTCCGCACATCGCCGACCTGAAAGATCTGAAGATGAGTTACTTGCTCGGTGCAAAACCGGGTGACCACGCTCACTTGTTCGATCAAGTGATTGCTGCGGGCGACGAAGACCGAATCGAAACACTCACACGGGTTGACCCGATCGGTAACCGCGTCATCCAAAGCGAGACCCAGTACGTCAGTGACCTGGCGCTCAATGCGTCGAATCAATCTCTGCGAGTGAATTTTCTGCAGCACTTTGAATACGACAACGATAGCGGCGAAGTGAGCAAGCGATTCAGTTGGGTGACGAACGTCACGTTAGATCGTTCGCTGCTATCGAAATTCACCGCGGGAGGTCGTAGTCGCTGGCGGATTGAGAATGAGACGTTTAATACGCTCAAGAATCAAGGCTATCACTTTGAACACAACTACGGTCATGGAAAGCAAAACCTATCAACGGTACTGATGCTGCTGATGTTTTTAGCGTTCATGGTTGACCAAGTACAGCAAGCATGCTGTCCGCTGTTTGCCTCGGTGCAGGAGAAGTTCAAGAGTCGCCGAGCGTTGTGGGAAAAGCTTCGCAGCCATGTGAATCACTTCGTGTTTGAATCGTTTGCCGAACTTTGGCAAGCGATGCTCAGTGGATCGGCGATGGGTGTTCCGCCGCCTCGTGGATAA
- a CDS encoding LamG domain-containing protein, translating to MEFKSPGDRVRIHLKNDQYQGLTMAAWIRVDGLDRKYNALFMSDGYEDGEPHWQIDQSGRLMFSVSYDRALPPGGNPDQEDRQSQVF from the coding sequence ATGGAATTCAAAAGTCCCGGTGACCGTGTCCGGATCCATTTGAAGAATGATCAGTATCAGGGTTTAACCATGGCGGCCTGGATTCGCGTCGACGGACTCGATCGCAAGTACAACGCTTTGTTCATGTCCGACGGATACGAAGACGGTGAACCCCATTGGCAAATTGACCAATCGGGACGCTTGATGTTCTCGGTCAGTTACGATCGCGCCTTGCCTCCGGGCGGGAATCCCGACCAGGAAGATCGCCAAAGCCAGGTTTTCTAA
- a CDS encoding Xaa-Pro dipeptidyl-peptidase — protein MMLRRRRFFSIFTHFGAVAFAFVGSVTSGGAEPAVPVFKDGEAQVVKAFEDSDYWIRHDLWVETEFDSDDDGKPDRMHVSVTRPQQTETEGLKLPVVYVSSPYFAGTGKKGQEFFWDVRHELGATPPERKHVPGVERKGSRPIISKSHVKEWVPRGYIVVHSSSPGTGLSQGCPTVGGDNESLAPKAVVDWLCGRAHGYTTPGGDEEVVAHWCTGKVGMTGTSYNGTIPLAAATTGVEGLEAIIPVAPNTSYYHYYRSNGLIRHPFGFLGEDIDYLYDFIHSGNEARRDHCDCEVRDNQMLAGFDRVSGDYNDFWAGRDYLNDLEPLKAAVLMAHAFNDWNVVPEHSVRIYEALKAKGVPAQAFFHQGGHGGPPPMKMMNRWFTRYLHGVENDVEKDPRAWIVRENDEREKPTSYDDYPNPAASPVSFHLAAGAPQRGQLTTDPAADQGTETLVDNFSFDGASLAQAEWTKHRLIYVTPKLSKSVHLSGTPHISIRLASNKPAANLSVWLVSLPWTEGKDSKITDNIITRGWADPQNHQSITDGQPLVPGDFYDVRFDLQPDDQVIPKGQQIGLMIFSSDRDFTLWPDPGTEITVDLDATSLSLPIVGGKEAFTEAEQESAEAK, from the coding sequence ATGATGCTCCGACGTCGCCGCTTTTTTTCGATATTTACACACTTTGGCGCTGTGGCCTTTGCCTTCGTGGGCAGTGTGACGTCCGGGGGCGCAGAGCCCGCCGTTCCTGTCTTCAAGGACGGAGAGGCTCAGGTCGTCAAAGCGTTTGAAGATTCCGACTACTGGATCCGACATGATCTGTGGGTCGAAACCGAATTCGACTCTGACGACGATGGCAAGCCCGATCGGATGCACGTCAGCGTAACGCGGCCTCAGCAAACCGAAACCGAAGGTTTGAAGTTGCCGGTGGTGTATGTGTCGAGTCCGTACTTCGCCGGCACCGGCAAGAAAGGGCAAGAGTTCTTTTGGGACGTCAGACACGAACTGGGGGCTACCCCGCCGGAGCGTAAACACGTCCCGGGCGTCGAGCGAAAAGGATCGCGACCGATCATTTCAAAATCGCACGTCAAGGAATGGGTGCCGCGGGGATACATCGTCGTTCATTCGTCTTCACCTGGGACGGGCCTCTCGCAAGGCTGTCCTACCGTGGGCGGTGACAACGAATCGCTGGCGCCCAAGGCGGTGGTGGATTGGTTGTGTGGCCGTGCGCACGGATACACGACACCCGGTGGTGACGAAGAAGTCGTTGCCCACTGGTGCACCGGAAAGGTCGGCATGACGGGAACCTCGTACAACGGCACCATCCCGTTGGCTGCGGCAACGACCGGAGTCGAAGGGCTGGAGGCGATCATTCCGGTGGCCCCCAATACGTCGTACTACCATTACTACCGATCCAACGGTTTGATCCGACATCCGTTTGGTTTCTTGGGCGAGGACATCGACTATCTGTACGACTTCATTCATAGCGGCAATGAAGCGAGGCGTGATCACTGCGACTGTGAGGTGCGCGACAATCAGATGTTGGCAGGTTTTGATCGAGTCAGCGGCGACTACAACGATTTCTGGGCCGGTCGTGATTACCTCAATGACCTAGAACCACTGAAGGCGGCTGTCTTGATGGCGCACGCGTTCAATGATTGGAATGTGGTTCCCGAGCATAGCGTGCGTATCTATGAAGCGTTGAAAGCGAAGGGAGTTCCGGCTCAGGCGTTCTTTCATCAAGGCGGGCATGGTGGTCCACCGCCGATGAAGATGATGAATCGTTGGTTCACCCGTTACCTGCACGGTGTGGAAAATGATGTCGAGAAGGACCCGCGTGCCTGGATCGTTCGCGAAAACGATGAACGCGAGAAACCGACTTCTTACGATGATTACCCCAATCCAGCCGCCTCGCCTGTCAGCTTTCATCTTGCTGCCGGTGCACCCCAGCGAGGACAGTTGACGACCGATCCGGCGGCCGATCAAGGAACCGAGACGCTGGTGGACAACTTTTCGTTCGATGGGGCATCGCTTGCACAAGCGGAATGGACCAAGCATCGCCTGATTTATGTGACGCCAAAGTTGTCAAAGTCAGTGCATCTTTCAGGAACCCCACACATTTCCATCCGGCTGGCAAGCAACAAGCCTGCTGCCAACCTTTCGGTTTGGCTTGTCTCGTTGCCGTGGACTGAGGGCAAAGATTCGAAGATCACCGACAACATCATCACCCGTGGTTGGGCCGATCCGCAGAACCATCAATCGATCACAGATGGCCAGCCCCTCGTACCGGGTGACTTTTACGACGTCCGTTTCGATTTGCAACCCGATGACCAGGTGATTCCGAAAGGTCAGCAAATCGGGTTGATGATCTTTTCCAGCGATCGCGATTTTACCTTGTGGCCCGATCCCGGCACCGAGATCACGGTGGACTTGGACGCCACCTCGCTCAGCCTGCCAATCGTCGGCGGAAAAGAAGCTTTCACAGAGGCCGAACAAGAGTCTGCGGAAGCGAAGTAG
- a CDS encoding right-handed parallel beta-helix repeat-containing protein: MLAAGANCAAESTADFYLSPSGSDTWSGTLPEPNGQRTDGPFATLQHARDAVRESGKDRSGDVVVLIRGGTYRLNQTVVFGIHDFPRSDSTITYAAYPGETPVFSSGREVTEWKPFADSPHGLPTEAIGKVQVANVAGRFRSLFDADGMLPRARSEGFIPLEGGSRNELHFPAGRLKNWPNVDDVEIVVRPHHAWIVNILPLESVDEQRQIARTSIDATYAMNHLHFLKQTASCWVENALEELDEPGEWALDTRQGKLYLWPRNDSPVLVPELTELIRIEGEIDKEGPNDRPVRNLNFRGLTFMHGERYSITDKDAGLQHDWDMHDKANALVRLRGTEKCRIENCRFADSGGSAIRVDLHGRQNTFSGNLIEHIGGTGILLCGYGPGTKDVNEKNLVYNNHIHHVGQIYSHSPGIMVWQSGQNRIMNNLVHHTPYTGIIISGCMTDFFQRQGRELGRTIRRHEIPRLPKQPELEDVRPYLHTHDNRIESNEIHHAMEMLGDGNGIYIRGAGAGNVIRRNYIHHLVAPMLMQAAIRTDGGQRDTLIAENLIYQCTSQGIILKLNNRCENNIVADIIAPPRGYYLSLREGPMTGATIQRNIFYSSSNACTFIDELPPGKRRTTEDRRGRQLATSKQADTDYNIYFCASEPDLGVQMLEKQQRDGVDAHGLAIDPLFIDSANGDFRFKPDSPALKMGLVQFDMSKVGLVKN, encoded by the coding sequence ATGCTGGCCGCAGGGGCAAATTGCGCCGCGGAGTCAACCGCTGACTTCTATTTGTCGCCCAGCGGTTCTGACACGTGGTCGGGGACGTTGCCAGAACCGAACGGTCAACGAACGGATGGGCCGTTTGCGACGCTGCAGCACGCGCGTGACGCCGTACGGGAATCAGGTAAAGATCGCTCTGGCGATGTCGTCGTTCTCATCCGTGGGGGAACCTACCGCCTGAATCAAACCGTTGTGTTTGGGATACATGATTTTCCGCGAAGTGATTCGACCATCACGTACGCCGCTTATCCCGGCGAGACTCCGGTCTTTAGTTCTGGCCGGGAGGTTACCGAGTGGAAGCCATTTGCGGATTCACCGCATGGCCTGCCAACAGAAGCCATCGGCAAGGTGCAGGTCGCGAATGTCGCCGGGCGTTTCCGTTCGCTATTTGATGCTGACGGAATGCTGCCGCGTGCTCGGTCCGAGGGATTCATCCCACTCGAGGGCGGAAGTCGAAACGAGCTTCACTTTCCAGCTGGCCGTCTGAAGAACTGGCCGAATGTTGACGATGTCGAAATTGTCGTTCGGCCGCATCATGCTTGGATTGTAAACATCTTGCCGCTGGAATCCGTCGACGAGCAGAGACAGATCGCTCGCACGTCTATCGATGCAACCTACGCGATGAACCACCTCCATTTTCTGAAGCAAACGGCGTCGTGCTGGGTCGAGAACGCACTGGAGGAACTTGATGAACCGGGCGAGTGGGCTCTGGATACACGGCAAGGCAAACTCTATCTCTGGCCGCGAAACGACTCGCCAGTCTTGGTTCCCGAGCTGACCGAACTAATTCGCATCGAAGGGGAGATTGACAAGGAAGGTCCAAACGACCGGCCGGTTCGGAACCTGAATTTCCGAGGTCTAACGTTCATGCACGGCGAGCGTTACAGCATCACCGACAAGGATGCGGGCCTGCAGCACGACTGGGACATGCACGACAAAGCCAATGCACTGGTTCGTCTGCGGGGAACAGAAAAGTGTCGCATCGAAAACTGCCGGTTCGCTGACAGCGGCGGCAGTGCGATTCGCGTCGATCTGCACGGCAGACAGAACACGTTCTCTGGGAACCTGATCGAACACATTGGGGGAACAGGCATCCTGCTATGCGGCTATGGCCCTGGGACAAAAGACGTCAACGAAAAGAATCTGGTCTACAACAATCACATCCATCATGTCGGTCAGATCTATTCGCACTCACCCGGAATCATGGTCTGGCAAAGTGGCCAGAATCGAATCATGAATAACCTTGTGCACCATACGCCCTACACCGGAATCATCATTTCCGGGTGCATGACGGATTTTTTCCAACGCCAGGGGCGCGAACTCGGCAGGACGATCCGACGGCATGAGATCCCTCGCTTGCCCAAGCAACCGGAACTCGAAGACGTGCGGCCCTATCTTCATACCCACGACAATCGGATTGAATCGAACGAAATTCATCACGCGATGGAAATGCTTGGGGATGGCAACGGAATCTACATCCGCGGCGCCGGAGCGGGCAACGTGATTCGCCGCAACTACATCCATCACCTCGTGGCTCCCATGCTGATGCAGGCAGCGATACGTACCGACGGAGGGCAACGAGATACACTGATCGCCGAGAACCTGATCTACCAGTGCACGTCGCAGGGAATCATTCTAAAGCTGAACAATCGCTGCGAAAACAACATCGTCGCCGACATCATCGCTCCGCCGCGTGGATATTACCTCTCTCTGCGCGAAGGACCGATGACGGGGGCTACGATTCAGCGGAACATTTTTTACTCGTCGTCCAACGCCTGTACCTTCATCGATGAGCTGCCACCTGGCAAACGGCGAACAACCGAGGATCGTCGGGGACGGCAACTGGCCACATCGAAGCAGGCCGACACGGACTACAACATCTACTTCTGCGCCAGCGAACCCGATTTGGGCGTACAGATGCTGGAAAAACAGCAACGAGATGGAGTTGATGCACACGGACTTGCGATTGACCCTCTGTTTATTGATTCCGCAAACGGCGACTTCCGATTCAAGCCCGATTCACCGGCACTGAAGATGGGCCTAGTGCAGTTCGACATGTCCAAGGTTGGATTGGTAAAGAACTAA
- a CDS encoding alpha/beta hydrolase, with amino-acid sequence MNNRLIITLLTAVLSTNAATAQHAPDEQKETRRPQSAKYLETNGERQLEVVYKKVGRKELKLDLYYPTAKPGEKCPVVVFTHGGGWAAGNRYKAASGSFAVVFQRLLEEGFAVAPVTYRLAKKDSNVAMRDCVIDCKDAVRYLAKNSESLGIDAGKICVMGDSAGGHIAQMLLLASAEQLPGDKNLASASYKMLAGVSWYGPSDFEKTGLFNHDDRADFRDRFGPRILGSDTGPSDKRKRYREVSPINYLSKDSPPLLMIQGDKDTTIPVKHAHHMQQKADATKAPLEVMIIKNAGHNWRKVDADIEPSREVIIQRTVQFFVERLANKPE; translated from the coding sequence ATGAACAACAGACTGATCATCACCCTTTTGACTGCCGTCCTGTCGACGAATGCAGCAACAGCTCAGCACGCCCCGGACGAACAGAAGGAAACGCGCCGACCTCAATCAGCCAAGTACCTTGAAACCAACGGGGAGCGCCAACTTGAAGTCGTTTACAAGAAGGTTGGACGCAAGGAATTGAAGCTAGACCTGTACTACCCGACCGCGAAACCCGGCGAAAAATGCCCGGTGGTTGTCTTCACCCATGGCGGAGGCTGGGCCGCTGGTAATCGCTACAAGGCGGCCAGCGGATCCTTTGCGGTGGTGTTCCAGCGATTGCTCGAAGAAGGATTCGCCGTCGCACCCGTGACGTACCGCTTGGCAAAAAAAGACAGCAACGTAGCGATGCGGGACTGCGTCATCGATTGCAAAGATGCAGTTCGCTATCTCGCAAAAAACAGCGAATCCCTTGGCATCGATGCAGGGAAAATCTGCGTGATGGGGGATTCAGCGGGCGGCCACATCGCACAGATGCTGCTGCTTGCATCGGCCGAGCAATTGCCGGGAGACAAAAACCTTGCGTCAGCATCCTACAAAATGTTGGCAGGTGTTTCGTGGTATGGACCAAGCGACTTCGAGAAAACTGGCCTGTTCAACCATGACGACCGAGCCGACTTCCGAGACCGGTTTGGCCCTCGCATTTTGGGATCCGACACCGGACCTTCCGACAAACGGAAACGCTATCGCGAAGTCAGTCCGATCAACTACCTCAGCAAAGACAGTCCGCCACTGTTGATGATTCAGGGTGACAAGGACACGACCATACCGGTGAAGCACGCGCACCATATGCAACAGAAAGCTGACGCGACGAAGGCACCGTTGGAGGTCATGATCATCAAGAATGCCGGCCACAACTGGCGCAAAGTGGATGCCGACATCGAACCATCGCGGGAAGTGATCATTCAGCGCACGGTGCAGTTCTTTGTGGAACGTCTTGCAAACAAGCCCGAGTGA
- a CDS encoding FecR domain-containing protein gives MSDVEIETPVASDPLRAPTRAKGMRAVGWLGLVAAVAAVLLLAIGYGIGRDGNRRPQTKIALSDPRAVESNEVVESGCALLSRIVDAKFADGAVYREGDSLPPGPLKLISGAVQVDFFSGATMLIDEATEVNLVSSWEAECVRGKVTMHMPPPAIGSRLMLPGMKVVDLGTEFGVEVDGADSSLHVFDGEVEAHVPGSPMQIIREGESLESSEAQTFVSGEATPVNFPSAEQFEQRIKSFHKRKSANWWGSMEPHRSDPRILGCYLFKRREDGRWDRLINNFALPKNRSYAGSAVGTR, from the coding sequence ATGAGCGACGTCGAGATCGAAACGCCTGTTGCATCGGATCCTCTGCGAGCACCGACGAGAGCAAAGGGCATGCGTGCTGTGGGTTGGCTGGGGCTAGTCGCCGCTGTCGCCGCCGTATTGCTGCTCGCGATCGGCTACGGAATCGGACGCGATGGCAACCGTCGTCCACAAACAAAAATCGCCCTCTCGGATCCTCGTGCAGTCGAATCGAATGAAGTCGTCGAATCGGGGTGTGCGTTGTTGTCTCGCATCGTTGATGCAAAGTTTGCTGATGGAGCTGTCTATCGCGAAGGTGACTCTCTTCCCCCGGGACCGCTGAAGCTGATTTCTGGCGCCGTGCAGGTCGACTTTTTCAGTGGCGCAACGATGCTGATAGATGAAGCGACCGAGGTCAACCTGGTCAGTTCATGGGAGGCCGAGTGTGTTCGAGGAAAAGTGACGATGCACATGCCGCCACCGGCCATCGGTTCCCGTCTAATGCTTCCGGGGATGAAGGTCGTCGATCTTGGGACCGAGTTCGGTGTCGAGGTCGACGGGGCAGATTCGTCTCTGCACGTCTTTGACGGTGAAGTCGAGGCTCATGTACCGGGTTCGCCAATGCAGATCATCCGCGAAGGCGAAAGTCTGGAATCATCCGAAGCCCAAACGTTCGTGTCGGGCGAGGCGACGCCAGTCAATTTCCCGAGTGCCGAGCAATTCGAGCAACGCATCAAGTCTTTTCATAAACGAAAGTCCGCTAATTGGTGGGGTTCCATGGAACCCCACCGTTCGGATCCGCGCATCTTGGGGTGCTACCTGTTCAAACGTCGGGAAGACGGCCGGTGGGATCGCCTGATCAACAACTTCGCACTACCCAAAAACCGGTCGTATGCTGGATCTGCCGTAGGGACGCGCTAG
- a CDS encoding LamG-like jellyroll fold domain-containing protein, with translation MGTLDVLGQLRSRLASGRESRPGRSPKPGFLIPPIFGASDRRWHHVAVTFDAMTGEAVQYFDGDEVSREDSKHHRNGRKVTFGACEIGNWGLPLEGAPLPIRNLNGRVDEFLIYQEPLSGDEIAALYQLGVPKIGLPLMRRIGS, from the coding sequence ATCGGGACGCTTGATGTTCTCGGTCAGTTACGATCGCGCCTTGCCTCCGGGCGGGAATCCCGACCAGGAAGATCGCCAAAGCCAGGTTTTCTAATCCCCCCCATCTTTGGCGCAAGCGACAGGCGTTGGCATCACGTCGCCGTGACTTTCGATGCAATGACTGGTGAAGCGGTTCAGTATTTCGACGGAGACGAAGTCAGCCGTGAAGACAGCAAGCATCATCGAAACGGACGCAAAGTAACGTTCGGAGCGTGCGAAATTGGAAACTGGGGTTTGCCACTCGAAGGCGCGCCGCTGCCAATCAGAAACTTGAACGGCCGCGTAGACGAATTCCTGATCTACCAAGAACCCCTATCGGGCGATGAGATCGCGGCCTTGTATCAGCTTGGAGTGCCGAAAATAGGCTTGCCCCTTATGCGGCGGATCGGAAGCTGA
- a CDS encoding sulfatase-like hydrolase/transferase — translation MSKYFSSNGYWSAGSGKILHYFIDAPSWDQYYPAKETEDPFPRTLYPKDRPVHLPLGGPWQYRETDWAALDATDEQYGGDWLVSKWISQQLAQKHDKPFFLACGIYRPHEPWFVPKKYFDPFPIDEIQLPPGYKEDDLDDLPPAGKKHGPNRYFPHIRRHGQWKQAIQGYLASIAFADAMVGRVMEALDNGPNHENTVVVLFSDHGWHLGEKQHWQKYTLWRVCTRVPLIVRVPAGTAGLPQGTRAGTTCDAPVNLLSLYPTLTNLAGLPDKQSNDGPSLLPLLADTGSDWPHVSITYLGKPRNYAVSDRRWRYIEYDNGDRELYDVDTDRFEWVNLAERPEHASTVSALRSRATTEYAKFVAASDQSLPKLKWHPAVDSTTLVSNPIGDQFDLVVTNERAGPVKVFWMDRRGNRKSFGTLEAGWRKPIRTRPGSVWLVTDADEKPIGYFRVGDRTAHAIVPAE, via the coding sequence ATGTCCAAGTACTTTTCTAGCAACGGGTATTGGTCGGCTGGTTCCGGAAAGATCCTGCACTACTTCATTGATGCGCCGTCTTGGGATCAGTACTACCCGGCTAAGGAAACCGAGGACCCTTTTCCTCGCACGTTGTATCCCAAGGATCGGCCGGTCCACCTTCCGCTGGGTGGGCCATGGCAATACAGAGAAACCGATTGGGCCGCGCTGGATGCAACCGACGAACAGTATGGCGGCGATTGGCTGGTGTCCAAATGGATTTCACAGCAGCTGGCACAGAAGCATGACAAGCCGTTCTTTCTAGCCTGCGGAATCTATCGTCCGCATGAACCATGGTTTGTGCCGAAGAAATACTTCGATCCATTTCCGATCGACGAGATCCAATTACCGCCCGGCTACAAAGAAGACGATTTAGACGATCTGCCGCCAGCCGGCAAAAAGCACGGTCCCAATCGATACTTCCCACATATCCGTCGGCATGGCCAGTGGAAGCAAGCCATTCAGGGCTACCTCGCATCCATCGCCTTTGCCGATGCCATGGTCGGTCGCGTGATGGAAGCGTTGGATAACGGGCCGAATCACGAAAACACGGTCGTCGTCTTGTTCAGTGATCATGGTTGGCATCTTGGCGAGAAACAGCATTGGCAAAAGTACACTCTTTGGCGAGTCTGTACGCGAGTGCCATTGATTGTTCGCGTTCCGGCGGGGACGGCTGGATTGCCTCAGGGCACACGGGCTGGGACCACGTGCGATGCACCGGTGAACCTATTAAGCCTTTACCCCACTCTGACAAATCTCGCAGGTTTGCCCGACAAGCAGAGCAACGATGGACCGAGTCTTCTGCCGTTGCTTGCAGACACCGGAAGTGATTGGCCGCACGTTTCAATCACTTATCTTGGCAAGCCCAGGAACTACGCAGTCAGCGACCGACGTTGGCGTTACATCGAATACGACAATGGCGATCGGGAGTTGTACGATGTGGACACTGATCGGTTCGAATGGGTGAATCTGGCCGAAAGACCAGAACACGCAAGCACCGTGTCAGCCCTCCGATCACGTGCAACAACGGAGTATGCCAAGTTCGTGGCTGCGAGTGATCAGTCGCTGCCCAAACTGAAGTGGCACCCGGCTGTGGATTCGACAACGCTTGTGTCGAATCCGATCGGCGACCAGTTCGATCTCGTTGTGACGAATGAACGCGCCGGTCCAGTCAAAGTGTTCTGGATGGATCGTCGCGGCAATCGCAAATCCTTCGGCACGCTCGAGGCGGGTTGGCGAAAGCCGATTCGGACTCGTCCAGGATCGGTTTGGCTGGTGACCGACGCCGACGAAAAACCGATCGGGTACTTCCGAGTAGGCGACCGGACGGCGCACGCCATTGTTCCGGCTGAATGA